Genomic DNA from Turicibacter faecis:
TTTATCTGGGTTGTTTATGGCCAGTTAGCGGGGATGATGGTTGGCATGGCGATGGGCTACTACAAAGAGGGCAGGAAATAGGGAGGAGAAATTCTAGTTCTTGCCTCTATATTAGATTCTGTTAGATGTGGACATTAAAATTTTCATCGACACTTAGAAATGCGGTAAATTCATATTTTAAAAAAAGTGAACGGAGGCTGCTATGTGGTAGAAAATTTTATCCTATGAAAAGATTGAATTTCTTTCATAGCTATTTAAAAAAGTGATGGAATAATTTTAATGATGTTTCAACGAAGTAAACCACCAACTAGTTATATGGATTCAAGGGATGTGAGTACATTAAAGACGATAAGGACCATATAAAAGGGAAAATACTTGCTTATTCTGACTTTTTTCCAAACTAATTAGGGGTTAATATTTAAGAGGATAGAAGACGCGGGATTTTATGCGACTGAAAATAGTTTCATTTTGATTTAATTATGTATAATAAAACTAGTTATAACAGGATGAGGGGAGAAATTTTATTGAAGGGTATTCATAACTTTATCCAAAAATATGGTCAATCAATCGTAACCGTAACTATGATCTTACTCATCTTCTCTATAGGCTTTGGGAAAGCGACTGTCTTAAAGAGTGTCATTATATTTTTACTCGTTCTTTTATTAGCTTTTATGCCTGATAAGTTTTTTGACGATGAAGATAGTGATGAAAAACGTTAATTTATTGAGAAGTTTCTCGAGGTAAATAAAAAGTAAGGATGGATTCCAATAACTCGGTTTAGTTCGTATTATGTTTAGCAATAGGTGGGGTATTTGGGATACTTGCTTGGAATATGAAATGAAGATAAGGACGGATCATTTAAATCGTTGACGAACGAAAGAGTGGTGAAATTTTCACCACTCTTTTACATTTACCAGGTAAGATTAAGATTATTTTAAAACGGGACCTGATAATAAAGGACGTCGGATCAATACTTTTCCAATTTTTAACGATTAAGGTCTCTAAAAATTAAATTTCCGTATTTTTATCTAACAACGTTTGTTTTATAATCAGTAAAACTCAAACTAACCTATTTTTGTATTTTTCTTTGAAAAAGAGACAGAGTAGGTTAGTTTTTTTATCATGAAGTGGAACAAAGCACTTCATCCCAAAATCCCCTTCATCGTTGCCAACAGGGGCAGGATCAAGGGGATTAGAAACAGTTAAGAGATTGATAAAAATAAGATTAACAGAGGGGGATGAATAGTTCGTTTGATGAACTATTCAATATATCTTATGAGCGAATAGGCTTTGCGTGACAGTTGAAAAGAAGGTTTTTTATCAAGGTTATTTTCATTGATAGATGCCGATAGATCTTGTCGAATGCGTGCGTTAGCTGTTGGGGAATGGTTGTTAAATCGCAATTGTCGTTAGTGAGGCAACGTTTCCTCTAGTTGTTGCTCGAATAGAAGAAGAGGCATTAGTCGTTGATGATGGTGATGGAATGGCTAGTGTAGCGATTAATGGCAGCGTAGTTATGATGGTACTAGACATTGAAATTTCAAAAGTGATGATGGTTATGATAATTCCGCATGAACTATAATCGGCAAGTGGAGCAGGGGCACTGAGTATCACCGTCGATGGCCGTGTAGTGATAACAGTTAATGATTCAAATATGTTCTAGGCAGCATATACAAATATCTCGATGCATGAGCCAAACGGCGGATGGTAGACAGTATTATTTGATACAGCGCACTCGTATGCTCAAACACTCTATATTGAAAACACTAATGATTTACCTATTCAAACTCAGTTAATGGTATCGCGTTGCCCTAGTATTAATTGTGCTTGTTTCTTAGGGGAACCACGAGAGGTAATTCGGATTTTGCCTTTCATAATGATACGCCTACTAGTTATGTAGGGGGCATTGTTATTAACGAATGTCTAGATCAACTTCTTGAGAATCGTGTTATCGTCATGGAATCTCACAAGTCTGTTAGAAATCCAGAGTTGTGATAATACCTGTTAAATGGATGAAAGAGCTAGAGTGCCCCTCATAGCCCTTTTTTATAGATTTATTAAGAAATTAGATAATTGTTCCCGGGTGAGAGGATGAAAAAATCCTGATGTTACATCGACAGATGCATGCTCTTTTCATCTTTATTGCGACTCGTTCGGCGATAATGTGCCAAAACGAATAAAAAAACTAAAGAGAAATTGCAATATTTTTATTTATAAAGACATAAAATGTATCGAAAAGAAGGGGGATTGGGAATGAAAAAGTACTGGTATGTTTTTGTCGCTTTGTTTGTTTGCCTCGTGTCATTGCTGTCGGTATATTTCATCGTTTCGCTTGACGCTTATGATCCTGATGCGCCTGAGGACGAAAAGTTAATTCAAAGGTACGAAAAAGAAGTAGGGTCTGAAATTGATGTTATTTATGACTTTGTTGAGGATACAGGGGATTCCCTCAGCTATTGGATTGATCATGAAAATAGAACCATCACTGATCATGTGACCTTACGTTACTCGATGGAAAATCTGACCGATGAACAAAAGGATAGCCTCGCACGCTTATCCTTAGAACTTGCAACGTTACAGTATGAAAAAAATAAGTGGGCGATAAGAAAAGATTTTCCCGGCTATACGCATACAGTCGAGGTGTTAGCGATTAATAATAGCGATCATATTTATAATTTGCACTACGACTACGATGTCCTCCGTCAAACCATTACAGACGTAAATCGTGAGATGTCTGAGGCCTCTCAATCCATGGACCAATTTTCAATACAATATATCGAGGATCACCACACGACATTGTATTGGCGTAACTATTATTAACGGCTGAGTAAAGAAGCTTTTTTGGGGGAGGAAGAGTAAATTTTGCGTTCATACTAGGAGGTTTTGTGTTCAAATAGAAACACCGTTGTAGGAAGTGGCACCACTCACCACCTGTGAGGAGACTAAGAGTCATGAGTTTAAAGAAATGAAGATGATTTTGATTTAGAACAAGCCGAGTTATTGTTAAGTGAATTGGATTCGTTTTTTTCGGAAAAAGAGATAGAGGATGATTCAATATTGACGAGATTTGACAACTTAGGGAAGTCATTGTGCATGGGAGCACGAGATGAAAATCAATACAAGAATTAAGGCGGAATGATTCCGCTTTTTTTTATGCTGTTTAGAGCATCAAACGGCTATCAATCACGTGGTCGCAGGCGTAGGAGGACTTCCGTTATCATGAAATTTCTTCTTTAAAGCGTGAGAAGCTTTTTTAAAAATATAAAAATTAGATAATTTTTAAATAACGGAGAGGATGAAAATCCAAAAGAGATGGGAAGAACTAAAAATTCTACGATGAATAGTCCACAGAACGCTCAACGTCTCCTTTTTATTTCCATTATAAGGATTTTAAAAACGAGCAGAAGACTTCGCATCATGCCTTTATTTTTCAACAACTGCTATTCATTGTTTTTTACGCGTTTGAAAGGGTTCTTTTGAAAAAATGATCATAAGTCATATTGAGGGTGCAAAAAACATAAAATTATCATGTGTTTCGACTCACTGTAGGGATAGGATGATCATATTCGAACGAGAAATTTAAAAATTTGACGAGCAAGGAGGAGCTTTATCGGGCTTCAACGGGGATGTGGCGTGAAAACGATCGTACTATAAATGAGTTTAATAAAGTAGCCGTGAGTTAAATGAGGGATCTCAGGATGGATAAATAGGGTGGGAGGAAATAGAAGTACCCATTGAAGCAATGAACTGCATTAAATCTGGAATCAAGCGCTATTTACTTTAAGATGAAGTTCTTCCTATCGGATGAATATGCCGATAGGTGAAATGTAAAAGGGAGGCGAAGAGATGATTAAAAAAGTTTTAGTTGCATGCTTACTTCTAACCTTGATGGGATGTCAAAGGCTTAAGGACGAGGTCGTAGAAAGGTTTTGGCATCCCAAACAGGAGCAAAGTGAATTGAAAGAGTCAACTAAGGAGGTTAAGGAAAGAAAAGAGATCACACAAACTTTAACGAATTCTGATTTACAGCAGTTAAATGTTTATTTGAGTCATTTAAGTAATAGTGGGTTTGAAACGTATAATAAAGAAAATCTCAATCATGATCAACTATTAGAGTTCGGCCTTTGGTTATATCTGGGGAATATGGTGAAAGTAGAATCTAAAGAAATAGATGGCGTTTATTATAGCGTTTTTAATTATGATGAGTTTAGCCATAAAATAAGTCAATATTTTGATTGTGAATTAGAGAAAAAAGGCAACGATGAATGGCTGTTTCAAGATAATAATTATTATCATCCGTTATTAGAAAGCGAATATCCGCTCAATACGGTCACTCAAGTTGATCGTATATATGATAATGGGGATAATAGCTTTTTAGTTGAAGGGCTGGTTTATCGATTTGAATCATCTATGGACACTCATATTTATGAACAGTATTTGCAACCCAAATCCACATGGAGTCCTTCAATGGAAAGTGAATTAATCGGAAATATCACGACCACGCTCGTTTATTCAGATAAATTAAACCATTATGTTATTGAAGATTATCAAGCTAAGTATTATCCGAGCGACGAAGGGGTAGAGAGTGAATCGAGCAATAACGAAGAATTCTCCTATAGCTATAAAAAGGACTACCTAGATAAACTAGACTTTATAGAAGAAGGCATGAGTGATTTAGATTACCTCTATGATAGTGGAACAACAGTCGACTTCGTTGAGGCAGAAGGAACACGCCTTAAAAGATGGGATGACATGCTAAATGAAATATATAGCTTATTAAAAACTCAACTTACAGAAAGTGAGATGAAAGAATTAAAGAGTAAACAACTAGCTTGGATCGAATATCGAGATAAGACTGCCGAGAATGAAGCAAATGCAGCAGGGGGCGGATCCCTAACGACCGTCGTCTACAATAGCACATTAGCTACCCTTACAAAAGAACGATGTTATGAATTAGTAAACACCTACCTCGAATAGATTTAATGTCAATACGAATAAGGGACGATGGACTAACTATCGCTAATGAGAAGATCAAATGAGAGGAAATGACGCCGATAGTTTAAGGGGTAAACTTGAACTTGCATCAAGCATTCATCCGTTCTCGTTTTTCAGATGTATAAAAAAACAACGGGTTGTAGGGGAATCCGTTGTTTAATAAAAGGCGTTTATGGGGGAATAAACGTCTTTTTTAATCTAAGAAATTTAGGAAGAGTTAAAAAGTTAGCTAGCAACTTTCTTTTGCTGTTTTCATCGCCTCGTTTAAATGGGCCAATATGATGTTCATCGCGCGAATCAGATTAGAAAAGCGGGTATAGGTGGAACTCCCTTCTTTCGCGCGACTAAGGCCTGACGTACTCTTATTTTTGATAGAGGTAATTTGGGCAATCGCTTGCTCTAGATCCTCCTTTGAATAGGAACATGTTTTATTGAGTAGAAGATTCTGGGCGATGTATAAAGCCTTAATCCTGTTTTTAGAGAGCGAAAATGAAGGAGAACCCTCCTTTAATTTAGGCTGTATTTTTTCACAATTCACAATCGATGATTCAATAACTTTTAAAGTGTCCTTCATTTGTTGTTCTGTCAATGAATCCATCACGGTATCCTCCTTTATTGAAATATCCCTCTATTATAACAAACATACGCACTTCAAGCGATGTTATGAGGTGGGTTAGTTTTCTTAATTTTTATTAGAGGTAAACATAGAAAAATCCCCATTCTTGTTGTTGGGCGGTAACAAGAATGGGGATTGAAAACGGTTAAGGGATTGATAAAAATAAGATTAACAGAGGGTGATGAATCAATCGCTTGGCGATCGATTCAATATATTTTATGCTTCTGCTACCGTTTTGTGAGTGTCATCGGGCTCCTTTTTTTACTGTTCATATTCGTCTTCATCGTCGTCTTCATATTCAATCACACAAGGGTATCTCATGATCCGAACACCCATGAAGAGGTTGAGACAACTTATGGCGCCCCAAAATATATCCCATGCGGATGGGGTAGTAAACAATTTGGGAATCCGTAGGATAAGACAAAAAATACTTAATAGGATGATCATCATCCCCATTCGTTTGTTAGACAATGACTGATACCTCTCTTTTCTAAATGCTTGTTCATTTCATTTTATCATAATTTGGCGATTTAGGGTACCATTGTAGGTAGGCGAGTTCAATTAATCTGTTTATTTGGATGACGCTGGTGCGGGGGGATGAATAGGGAGTGTCGGCAGGTTGTTTGACGATGGTGTAGGGGGGACTGTCGGGTTCTTTTTTTGAGTGGCAACCCGGCTTGTTGATGCGCTTTTTTAACCGCTAGGTTGAGAGAAGCCTCCCTGAATCAAAGAAGAAGGTTCATCGCTAGATTCGAGAGGATTTTTTGGGGAAGATATGATTCGTGATTCAAACAAGAGAGCGGATAAGTGGGGGAATCGAATTTCACAAGAAAAGTCATCTGGTGAACAAGCCTCCTCATCTTCAATGAAAAAAATGATTGAATTTGACGAAAAACATATTAAAATAGACATATTGGTGCTTTATTGAAGGAGTGCAACAAGATGTTACGCCATAAAATGGCGGTTTAGGAGAGTAGGTAAAGAATGAGTCGTCAGAAATTGAATGTGAAAAAGCTAGCTAAAGTTAAGAAGCGATATGGCTTAATCGGGGTCATTTTTGTTATCGTGGCAACCCTGGCCGGTAGTTATGTTGAAGATTATCTTTCTTCACGGTCTGCGGCGTCGCTTCAAGTGTTTGAAACGAATGGGATTGAACTTGAGCCGGTGATTTTAAAACGTGTCGTCGATGGAGATACGTTAGTCGTGACGAATGCAAATCGGGAGGAAGTTCGAGTTCGCCTCATCGGAATGGATACGCCTGAAAGTGTGCATCCGGATCAAGAAAAAAATACGGAAGCGGGCGAGTTGGCGAGCCAGTATACGAAGTCAGTGTTAACCGTTGGACAGACGCTATATTTGGAGTATGATGTTCAAAAAACGGATCGTTATCATCGCGTGCTAGCCTATGTGTGGTTAACCGATGATGTCAATCCAGATGATATCGCCACGAACATGTTAAATGCGAAATTGGTGGCCGACGGCTATGCGGTGGCGAAAGAGTTTAAGCCGAATGTCAAATATTCGAGTCTTTTAAAACAGTTAGAATCAGCCGCGAACAACGAGCGCTAAATCGGTGGTTAAAGACTAAAAATCATCGTCAAAAGGTTCATCGTCCGATGGAGGGCGGTGAGCTTTTTTTATTTATCTCATCGGTCAACACGACTATTATTTAGAAAAACTATGAAGGAACGAATTTTTTACTGAGGGTAATCTAACTTGTGACCCACGGGATTAAACAGGAAATGCTTCCTATGAAGCAGGACAATATAATCGGGGCGTTATTTTTAAATCTGAGAATGTCGGGAACGCTTCAAAAAACCATAAAATGATAGCGAGAGGCCTTTATTCAAGGCGATGGGAACTTTTTACAATCGCTACCTGCTGGGGAAATGTGGCGAATAATCATAAAAAGAGATTGAACATTTGTTCGAATTTGTTTATAATAAAGGAAGAAAAGGAGGGAATTGGATGAAACAGCGGGTGTATATGGCGATTGATCTGAAAAGTTTTTATGCTTCGGTGGAATGTCGTGAACGCGGTCTCAATCCGATGACGACCCATTTAGTTGTTGCCGATGAAGGTCGGAGTGAGAAAACAATTTGCCTAGCGGTTACTCCCTCGCTCAAATCATTAGGCCTTTCGGGGCGTCCGCGTTTGTTTGAGGTCGAGCAAAAAGTTCAAGAGGCAAATGCCATCCGTAAACAAAGAGCCCGTTGTTCATATTTGACGCAGGCCTCATCTGATGCCCAAGCATTGAGGGCATCGCCTGAACTGGCGATTTCCTATATCGTTGCTACGCCAAGAATGGCTTACTATTTGGAGTATAGTACCCGAATTTACGAGGTGTATTTGAGGTATATCGCACCGGAAGACATTCATGTGTATAGTATTGACGAGGTGTTTATCGATGCCACCGACTACTTAACACTTTACCAAATGACGGCGCACGAGTTAGCAAGGACCATCATTCACGACGTTTTAAAGACAACCGGCATTACGGCAACTGCTGGGATAGGCCCTAATTTGTACTTATGTAAAGTTGCGATGGATATTGTCGCGAAGAAGATGCCTCCCGATACCTTTGGCGTGCGGATTGC
This window encodes:
- a CDS encoding lysozyme inhibitor LprI family protein encodes the protein MIKKVLVACLLLTLMGCQRLKDEVVERFWHPKQEQSELKESTKEVKERKEITQTLTNSDLQQLNVYLSHLSNSGFETYNKENLNHDQLLEFGLWLYLGNMVKVESKEIDGVYYSVFNYDEFSHKISQYFDCELEKKGNDEWLFQDNNYYHPLLESEYPLNTVTQVDRIYDNGDNSFLVEGLVYRFESSMDTHIYEQYLQPKSTWSPSMESELIGNITTTLVYSDKLNHYVIEDYQAKYYPSDEGVESESSNNEEFSYSYKKDYLDKLDFIEEGMSDLDYLYDSGTTVDFVEAEGTRLKRWDDMLNEIYSLLKTQLTESEMKELKSKQLAWIEYRDKTAENEANAAGGGSLTTVVYNSTLATLTKERCYELVNTYLE
- a CDS encoding thermonuclease family protein — its product is MSRQKLNVKKLAKVKKRYGLIGVIFVIVATLAGSYVEDYLSSRSAASLQVFETNGIELEPVILKRVVDGDTLVVTNANREEVRVRLIGMDTPESVHPDQEKNTEAGELASQYTKSVLTVGQTLYLEYDVQKTDRYHRVLAYVWLTDDVNPDDIATNMLNAKLVADGYAVAKEFKPNVKYSSLLKQLESAANNER